Genomic DNA from bacterium:
ATTATTTTGGGATTCCGCTCGTGAAAGCGTGGGAAATTTTCCGCGATGCGTATCAGCGCGTTAGCGGATTATCACGAACGGTGCGCGGACCAAGCATGTCGGCAGGCCCCGGCAAAATTCAAGTGTTGGGCGTTAATGAGTTGGGTGGTCAAAAAATCATCGTGATGCGTTTCCTGCAAGGGCGAAACCCTAACTGGGTTCAACGTCCTTTTTTTGCGAAATACGATGAGTTTGCAATGTGGCTGGATGAACTGGCTCCGGCGGAAGGAGAGCGGTTCTTTTTCGAAGATGAATTAGAGAAATATTACAAGCGTCAGGCAGTTTAGGTTTTTTTCAGTTTACTTCGGGCGCGGTCTAATTGTGCCTTGACGGCAGCGTCGGTTGGAAATTTTTCGAGTAATTTTTCCCAGACGGCCATTTCAGCTTTGACGTCGCCGGTATTGAAATAAATATATCCGAGTGAAACATACGCTTCTGTGTGATCCGGATCGATTTCCAGAACGCGCTCATAACATGAAATGGCTTTCGCATTGTTTTTCAGATCTTGATAGGTCAAACCCATGTTGAAGTGAGCGGATGCAGTGCGCGCGTCACAAGCGACCGCTTGTTGGAATTCTTCCATCGCGGCATGTAAATCGTTGACGTCGCGGAAAGTGACACCGAGACTGTTGTGAATTTTGGCGTCGCGCGGACGGAATTGCAACGCCTGCTTAAAATAGAAAATCGACGCCGTATAATCTTTTTGCTCACGGTAGATCAAGCCTAAATTATAATAAGCCCGCGCGTTTTTTGGCCGCAATGCCACAGCTCTCTTAAGCGCGTCAATGGCCGCACCTGCATTTTTCACTGCGTGATGCACGACGCCAAGATTGTATTGAGCATCGTAAAAATCGGGATCGATTTCGATTGCACGGATCAGCAACGGAAGCGCTTCAGCAAAGCGTTTTTTGGAAGCCAGGTCAACGGCCTGATTAAAAAGCTTAGTCGCTTCGTTTTGTCGTTTGAAATTTTTAATGAAATTAAACATGCAAAGTTTTTTCGGCTAAATTTTTTTCAAAGCTTCTATACGCTCTAAAACAGGCGGATGAGAATAATTTAAAAACACGTTAAGTCGGTGCGGTGTGAGATTGGATAAATTACTCACGGATAATTTTTTCAGCGCATCGATCAACGCCTGGGGTTTTCCAAATGTTGTAGCAGCATACGCATCGGCTTCAAACTCATTTTTACGCGAAAATATATTCATCAGAATCGACAAGATCATGTCGATAGGGGCGTACAACATTCCAAAGAAAATGAGACCTGCGTAAATCGAAGGCTTTTCCATAAAAAACGCATCAAATAATCCTTGATGAGTTAGAAAGACTGAAAGCAGATAAAAAACGATCCCGGTTTGAATGAAACCAATGATCATTCCCTGAACAATATGTTTTTTCTTGTAATGCCCGATTTCATGGGCCACAACGGCTACCAACTCGTCGGTTGTATGTTTTTCGATAAGCGTGTCAAATAAGGCGATGCGTTTGTTTTTGCCGAAACCGGTGAAAAAAGCATTGGATTTGGAAGAACGTTTAGAGCCGTCCATCACGAAAATTCCACTCAACGGATATTTTACCGATTGAGCGTATTGTAAAATGGCATCCCGAAGTTCCGCATTCTGAAGCGGCGTGAACTTATTAAACAGTGGCATGATCCATGTCGGTGCAATAAATTGAAGGATCAATGTAAATAATGTCACGCCGATCCAGCAGTATAACCACGCCCAACTGCCTGCTGAATCAAAAAACCATAAAACTCCAGCCAAAAGCGGTCCGCCGAGAAGGATGCCTAACATGAGGCCTTTCAAAATATCGGTAATAAAAGTTTTGGCCGTCGTTTTGTTGAATCCGAATTTTTCTTCGATAACAAAAGTACCGTAAATACTGAATGGCAAACCGATAATGGTTTTAAGAGCAATCAATATTCCAATGTAAATCAATCCGTTCAGGAGATCATTTAATTCCCATGAACGTACGATACGGTCGAGAACGTTAAATCCGCCCAAAAACCAAAACAACAAAGTTACTACAAGGCCGAATGTCGATGTGATCAAACCAAAACGTGTGTTAACGCGTGTGTATTGTTGAGATTGTTTGTATTTATCGGCGTCGTAAACTCCATCAAATTCTTTGGGTAATTCATCCTTAAGTGAACGGATATTCAGATAGTCGGTAATGATGTCGACGATATAATCGATAACGAGTGTCAGTAGAATGATAAGAGCATATAGATTCATGTACAGTTCCTTAATTTATAAGTTTGCAATAATAATTGCCTTCGGTTAAAAACTCAATGAGAAATTTTTGGATTGTCATAAATCAGTCATTTTTCCCTGATTGTTTATTGGCACAGTTCGGATCATGATTTATATCATTTGGTGAAACGTAATTCGTTTTTATTTTAATCCTGCAATTGAGATTCTCTCTCAATTGTCAGTTCATTATAAATTTCAAGTTTTGTTTAGGAGTTATGCCATGAAAAAAGTGTTTATGATAATGTTATTTTTGACGACATGTTCAATCTGGTCACAAACAGAATGGCCGGTCGCCATTGCGGATAATTCATTCCTGCTGGAGGAAGCGTATAATCAGGAATTTCGCGTAGTGCAACATATCTCAAATTTTATGTATTCGAATAAGACGAAAGATTGGGAATATGCATTTTCCCAGGAATGGCCCGTTTGGGGACAAGCCCATCAATTAAGTTATACCATACCGTATTCATTCATTGATCAGCGTTCAACGAAGGGTGTAGGCGATATTGCTATTAATTATCGCTATCAGGCGTTGACAGAGGAAAAAGGTTTAGCGTTTTCACCAAGGATTTCAGTCATTATTCCGTCCGGGAACGAGGACAAAAATCTGGGCAATGGCCGAACGGGGTACCAGCTTAATTTACCTGCCAGCAAACGGTTGGATCGGAACTGGGTCATGCATTTTAATGCCGGTGCAGGCGCAACCCCGGGAATGAAAGTCGGTACGGGCAAAAAAACATTATGGGATTTTACGATAGCGGGCAGCTTAATATGGCTTTTACATCCGAATTTCAATGTTATGACCGAACTGATACATATCGAGAGCGATGAAATAGTTTCGGACAAA
This window encodes:
- a CDS encoding tetratricopeptide repeat protein, with the translated sequence MFNFIKNFKRQNEATKLFNQAVDLASKKRFAEALPLLIRAIEIDPDFYDAQYNLGVVHHAVKNAGAAIDALKRAVALRPKNARAYYNLGLIYREQKDYTASIFYFKQALQFRPRDAKIHNSLGVTFRDVNDLHAAMEEFQQAVACDARTASAHFNMGLTYQDLKNNAKAISCYERVLEIDPDHTEAYVSLGYIYFNTGDVKAEMAVWEKLLEKFPTDAAVKAQLDRARSKLKKT
- a CDS encoding M48 family metallopeptidase, giving the protein MNLYALIILLTLVIDYIVDIITDYLNIRSLKDELPKEFDGVYDADKYKQSQQYTRVNTRFGLITSTFGLVVTLLFWFLGGFNVLDRIVRSWELNDLLNGLIYIGILIALKTIIGLPFSIYGTFVIEEKFGFNKTTAKTFITDILKGLMLGILLGGPLLAGVLWFFDSAGSWAWLYCWIGVTLFTLILQFIAPTWIMPLFNKFTPLQNAELRDAILQYAQSVKYPLSGIFVMDGSKRSSKSNAFFTGFGKNKRIALFDTLIEKHTTDELVAVVAHEIGHYKKKHIVQGMIIGFIQTGIVFYLLSVFLTHQGLFDAFFMEKPSIYAGLIFFGMLYAPIDMILSILMNIFSRKNEFEADAYAATTFGKPQALIDALKKLSVSNLSNLTPHRLNVFLNYSHPPVLERIEALKKI
- a CDS encoding transporter translates to MKKVFMIMLFLTTCSIWSQTEWPVAIADNSFLLEEAYNQEFRVVQHISNFMYSNKTKDWEYAFSQEWPVWGQAHQLSYTIPYSFIDQRSTKGVGDIAINYRYQALTEEKGLAFSPRISVIIPSGNEDKNLGNGRTGYQLNLPASKRLDRNWVMHFNAGAGATPGMKVGTGKKTLWDFTIAGSLIWLLHPNFNVMTELIHIESDEIVSDKVKRSGTTILNPGLRYAYNAGSLQIVPGFSIPIQLNDKKETQMFFYLSFEHPF